Proteins from a genomic interval of Trifolium pratense cultivar HEN17-A07 linkage group LG6, ARS_RC_1.1, whole genome shotgun sequence:
- the LOC123889010 gene encoding aspartic proteinase nepenthesin-1-like — MIVGIKPRLYPTFMLLDIGSDDTWLQCDGCIQPNCFHIINGNYKYHDSQTIKGVTCDDPLCVPKRCSPTGNKCVYSIEYEGGASSKGLVLSETFTFPNPSDKKNPFVSFNGVVFGCGLINKNIVLFGKSNENKIGGIFGLGTGPRSFLSQLSAETKMRLSYCLSTPKIPPQPSYLHFGDDAKIKGNFKTTQLLTKNGNVKLTRYYVVCTGISLSGTKLAIDPKLFELKPGEAGGGFVFDSGSDVTFLVEGAFNVLEKKVIDYFEKNYKLHPFKGHKTGFELCYHNVPNNVVKPWLVYHFKGGADFKVDSNKLFLSFDEKKLLCLSVVILKDAKVPNILGARHQSDHDILFDVQKNEVSFSPMPYT; from the coding sequence ATGATTGTTGGCATAAAACCAAGACTATACCCTACTTTCATGTTGCTAGACATTGGTTCTGATGACACGTGGCTTCAATGTGATGGATGCATTCAACCTAATTGTTTTCACATCATAAATGGAAATTACAAGTATCATGATTCTCAAACAATTAAGGGTGTTACATGTGATGATCCACTTTGTGTTCCTAAAAGATGTTCCCCAACAGGTAATAAGTGTGTTTATTCCATAGAATATGAAGGGGGTGCAAGTAGTAAAGGTTTAGTTTTATCCGAAACTTTCACTTTTCCTAATCCTAGTGATAAAAAAAACCCCTTTGTAAGTTTCAATGGAGTTGTTTTTGGTTGTGGtcttataaacaaaaatattgtaCTATTTGGTAAGAGTAATGAAAATAAGATAGGAGGAATATTTGGGTTAGGGACGGGGCCGAGATCTTTTCTTAGTCAATTGTCAGCCGAAACTAAAATGCGTTTATCTTATTGTCTTAGCACACCAAAAATACCACCACAACCTAGCTACTTGCATTTTGGTGACGATGCTAAAATAAAAGGAAACTTCAAAACAACACAACTTTTGACTAAAAATGGCAACGTCAAATTGACAAGATATTATGTTGTTTGCACTGGTATTAGTTTGTCGGGGACAAAGCTCGCTATAGACCCGAAACTGTTCGAACTAAAACCGGGTGAAGCAGGTGGTGGATTTGTCTTTGATTCAGGAAGTGATGTTACGTTTTTAGTTGAAGGTGCTTTTAATGTGTTGGAAAAAAAGGTGATTGattattttgagaaaaattaCAAGTTGCATCCTTTTAAAGGACATAAAACAGGTTTTGAACTTTGCTATCATAATGTTCCAAACAATGTTGTGAAACCTTGGCTTGTGTACCATTTTAAAGGAGGTGCTGATTTTAAGGTAGATTCTAACAAAttgtttttgagttttgatgAGAAGAAATTATTATGCTTGAGTGTTGTGATTTTGAAGGATGCAAAAGTGCCAAATATATTGGGAGCTCGTCACCAATCTGACCATGATATCCTCTTTGATGTTCAAAAGAATGAAGTTTCTTTTTCCCCAATGCCATATACTTAG
- the LOC123890850 gene encoding acyltransferase-like protein At1g54570, chloroplastic → MASSIIGFGVSSIPSSQRRHNSHKIQVHQPRSFDVLSSESDSLNGTSSSSIFVETNQNGSGSGSGSGSVPLLMKKSNNKVVVDDDDKVGLAPLWDDGYGNRTVEDYFVVAKEICKDDGGPPRWFCPIECASPYKDSPTLMFLPGMDGTGLGLSLHHQALAKFFEVRCLHIPALDRTPFEGLVKLVEEAIRLEHALSPKKPIYLVGDSLGGCLALAVAARNPTVDLVLILVNPATSFGRSQLQPLLPILESFPDELHVTVPFLLSFIMGDPVKMASVNIGNGLPPTKIIEQLSSNLTSLLPYLPELANIIPRATLLWKIKLLKSAAAYTNSRLHAVRAEVLVLASAKDNMLPSVNEAQRLAGSLKNCKVRIFKDNGHTLLLEDSIGLLTIIKGTCMYRRSRRHDLVMDFLPPSMTEFKYAMDQVVGLFRSVTGSVMFSTLEDGKIVKGLSGVPDEGPVLFIGYHNLLGFELISLIEEFISQKAIALRGIAHPDLFTGKIETSSSEFSMVDWVKVFGGVPVSASNLFKLLSTKSHVLLYPGGAREALHYKGEEYKLFWPDHPEFVRMAARFGATIVPFGAVGEDDIAEYALDYNDLMKIPVVNNYIKDLNRDSVKIRDERSGEVANQNLSFPVLLPKIPGRFYYLFGKPIKLKGMENILKDKENANQLYLQIKSEVEQNLDYLIKKREEDPYRNIIGRKMYEALNASETDQAPTFKP, encoded by the exons ATGGCCTCATCAATAATTGGTTTTGGGGTTTCATCCATACCATCCTCTCAAAGAAGACATAATAGCCATAAAATTCAAGTTCATCAACCTCGTAGTTTTGATGTGTTgtcttctgaatctgattcattgaatggaacttcttcttcttctatttttgttGAAACAAACCAAAATGGTTCTGGTTCTGGTTCTGGTTCTGGTTCTGTTCCTTTATTGATGAAGAAGTctaataataaagttgttgttgatgatgatgataaagtTGGTTTGGCACCACTTTGGGATGATGGGTATGGAAATCGTACGGTTGAAGATTACTTTGTTGTAGCTAAAGAGATTTGTAAAGATGATGGTGGGCCACCACGTTGGTTTTGCCCAATTGAATGTGCTTCTCCTTACAAAGATTCTCCCACACTCATGTTTCTACCCG GGATGGATGGCACTGGATTGGGTCTATCTTTGCACCATCAAGCACTTGCCAA GTTTTTTGAAGTTCGTTGCTTGCACATTCCTGCTCTTGACCGAACACCATTTGAAG GATTGGTGAAACTTGTGGAAGAAGCCATTAGACTTGAGCATGCTCTATCACCAAAGAAACCGATTTATCTCGTTGGTGATTCCTTAGGTGGATGCCTTGCACTCGCTGTTGCCGCTCGTAATCCAACGGTTGATCTAGTACTTATTTTAGTCAATCCTG CTACATCCTTTGGTAGATCACAGTTGCAACCTTTGTTACCTATCTTGGAGTCTTTTCCTGATGAACTTCATGTAACTGTTCCATTTCTTCTTAGTTTTATTATGG GTGATCCGGTGAAGATGGCATCGGTCAATATTGGAAATGGGCTTCCTCCGACAAAGATAATCGAACAACTGTCATCCAACCTTACTTCATTGCTGCCATATCTTCCG GAGCTGGCTAATATTATACCAAGAGCCACTCTTCTTTGGAAGATTAAACTTCTCAAATCAGCTGCTGCGTATACTAATTCGCGTCTACATGCTGTCAGAGCTGAAGTACTTGTGCTTGCTAG TGCCAAGGATAACATGCTTCCCAGTGTAAATGAAGCTCAAAGACTTGCCGGTTCATTGAAAAACTGCAAAGTTCGTATCTTTAAGGACAACGGACACACTCTTCTTTTG GAAGATTCTATTGGTCTGCTAACAATCATCAAGGGGACTTGCATGTACCGTCGTTCAAGGAGGCATGATTTGGTCATGGACTTCCTTCCCCCTAGTATGACAGAATTCAAATATGCAATGGATCAAGTAGTCGg ATTATTTCGTTCTGTTACCGGATCTGTGATGTTCTCTACACTGGAAGACGGGAAGATTGTAAAAGGTTTGTCTGGTGTTCCGGATGAAGGTCCCGTCTTATTCATCGGTTATCACAATTTGTTGGGATTCGAACTAATTTCACTTATAGAAGAGTTTATAAGTCAGAAGGCCATCGCTCTTCGTGGAATAGCCCATCCAGATCTGTTTACAGGAAAAATAGAGACTTCTTCTTCTGAGTTTTCTATGGTTGATTGGGTTAAGGTATTTGGTGGTGTGCCTGTTTCGGCAAGCAATCTTTTTAAATTactttcaacaaaatcacaTGTTCTTCTATATCCTGGTGGTGCACGCGAGGCTCTTCATTATAAG GGTGAAGAATACAAGTTGTTTTGGCCTGATCATCCGGAATTCGTGAGAATGGCAGCACGATTTGGTGCTACTATTGTTCCTTTTGGAGCTGTAGGCGAAGATGATATAGCCGAA TATGCTCTCGACTACAACGACTTAATGAAGATTCCTGTAGTCAACAATTACATCAAAGATCTTAATCGAGACTCGGTTAAGATTAG AGATGAGAGAAGTGGAGAGGTGGCAAACCAAAACCTGTCATTTCCGGTGCTTCTACCGAAAATACCGGGCCGTTTTTATTATCTATTTGGGAAGCCTATAAAACTGAAAGGCATGGAAAATATACTAAAAGACAAAGAAAATGCCAACCAATTGTACCTGCAGATTAAGTCTGAAGTTGAGCAAAATTTAGATTACTTGATCAAGAAGAGAGAGGAGGATCCTTATAGGAATATAATTGGTAGGAAAATGTATGAGGCATTGAATGCTTCTGAAACTGATCAAGCCCCCACATTTAAGCCCTGA
- the LOC123890852 gene encoding probable serine/threonine-protein kinase At1g54610 isoform X2 has translation MGCVISHQSKSGRISQNKVDGGSTSTVKKKKKKNGVRDNADDDRVQQPSQGGETRRRSKPNPRLSNPPKHLHGEQVAAGWPPWLTAVCGEALSGWIPRKADTFDKIDKIGQGTYSNVYKAKDSLTGKIVALKKVRFDNLEPESIKFMAREILILRRLDHPNVIKLQGLVTSRMSCSLYLVFDYMEHDLAGLAASPVIRFTQPQIKCYMRQLLSGLKHCHNRHVLHRDIKGSNLLIDNEGILKIADFGLASFFDPNHRHPMTSRVVTLWYRPPELLLGATDYGVGVDLWSAGCILGELLAGKPIMPGRTEVEQLHKIYKLCGSPSDEYWKKSKLPNATLFKPREPYKRCIRETFKAFPPSALPLIDNLLAIDPVERKTASDALRSEFFATEPYACDPSSLPKYPPTKEMDVKRRDDEVRRQRAGSKAQVDGSKKHRIRECVVKAMPAPEANAELQSNIDRRRLIGHANAKSNSEKFPPPHKDGQFGFPLGSSHHIDPDTIPTDVSFISTRYTYSKEPFQAWSGPIGNAADIGVPKRKKHTAGEAWDLSKPQKSASKDTFKGKGIIV, from the exons ATGGGATGTGTGATTAGTCACCAATCCAAATCTGGAAGAATATCTCAAAACAAAGTTGATGGAGGATCCACGTCGacggtgaagaagaagaagaagaagaatggtGTGAGGGACAATGCTGATGATGATAGGGTTCAACAACCGTCTCAAGGTGGCGAAACTAGAAGAAGATCAAAACCGAATCCAAGGTTAAGTAATCCACCTAAGCATTTACATGGTGAACAGGTTGCTGCTGGATGGCCACCTTGGCTCACTGCAGTTTGTGGTGAAGCTCTTAGTGGTTGGATTCCGCGAAAAGCCGACACATTCGACAAAATTGATAAG ATTGGGCAAGGAACTTATAGTAATGTGTACAAAGCTAAAGACTCGTTGACTGGTAAAATTGTTGCTCTGAAGAAGGTTCGATTTGACAATTTGGAACCTGAGAGTATTAAATTCATGGCTAGAGAGATTCTTATTCTGCGAAGGTTGGATCATCCAAATGTTATTAAGTTGCAAGGTTTAGTTACATCAAGGATGTCCTGTAGTTTGTATTTGGTGTTTGATTACATGGAGCATGATTTAGCTGGACTTGCTGCAAGCCCGGTAATCAGGTTTACACAGCCTCAG ATAAAATGTTACATGCGTCAGCTGTTATCGGGACTTAAGCATTGTCATAACCGTCATGTACTTCACCGTGATATTAAAGGATCAAATCTTCTTATTGACAATGAAGGAATACTTAAGATTGCTGACTTTGGATTGGCATCCTTTTTCGATCCAAACCATAGGCATCCGATGACTAGTCGTGTAGTAACACTTTGGTATCGGCCTCCTGAGTTGCTTCTTGGTGCCACAGATTATGGTGTGGGTGTAGACCTTTGGAGTGCTGGATGTATTCTAGGAGAGTTACTGGCTGGAAAACCAATTATGCCCGGCCGTACAGAG GTGGAGCAATTGCATAAGATATACAAACTATGTGGTTCACCTTCTGATGAATACTGGAAGAAATCAAAGTTGCCCAATGCTACCTTGTTTAAACCTCGAGAGCCATACAAGAGATGCATAAGAGAGACATTCAAAGCTTTTCCACCGTCTGCTCTACCCCTTATTGATAATCTTCTTGCAATTGATCCTGTAGAACGGAAAACTGCATCGGATGCTTTAAGAAGTGAG TTCTTTGCCACAGAACCGTATGCTTGTGATCCTTCTAGTCTTCCAAAATACCCCCCAACCAAagaaatggatgttaaaagacGGGATGATGAAGTGAGGAG ACAAAGAGCTGGAAGCAAAGCTCAGGTTGATGGTTCAAAAAAGCATCGTATACGTGAATGTGTTGTGAAAGCTATGCCTGCTCCCGAAGCCAACGCCGAGCTTCAATCCAATATTGAT AGAAGACGTCTAATCGGTCATGCAAATGCCAAGAGCAATAGTGAAAAGTTTCCTCCACCACATAAAGACGGACAATTTGGCTTTCCTTTGGGATCTTCGCATCATATTGATCCAGATACCATTCCTACCGACGTATCTTTCATTTCAACCAGATATACCTATTCAAAGGAACCATTCCAAGCTTGGTCGGGTCCAATTGGTAATGCTGCTGATATTGGAGTGCCGAAGCGGAAGAAACACACTGCAGGAGAGGCATGGGATTTATCAAAACCACAAAAAAGTGCCTCCAAGGATACATTTAAAGGAAAAGGAATTATAGTTTAG
- the LOC123890851 gene encoding double-stranded RNA-binding protein 2-like: MYKNRLQELAQRSCFNLPAYSCIREGPDHAPRFKVTVNFNGETFESPTFCSTLRQAEHAAAEVALNTLANRGPSRTLAARVLDETGVYKNLLQETAHRAGLNLPVYKTIRAGPGHVPNFYCTVEIAGMHFAGDPARTKKQAQKNAAIAAWSALRKLSENQLSSSTSSSSLSSESKSNKEQEHVIIAQVLASLHSSGAKNFPENDHQHRWLKSTAASLVSTQPTSPGMYPMQYQHCEFSNFSPELALYQIWQQEQIMQQMLALTIQPIIPPAPQIYPLMQSVLQPDHYLYFPAKELASFPGEPKFSIATPRPPLYFSNQMVPELNSGRSTVTIREIQEEKTEDPSVCNFSNETRIPSPAPENDRQKHDGSRSSSSNSSRNDEHNGKSEWDSLRSMGYAHIPVNIEMQNPSRIAIGHSQTSSNRYFRPPAASYSMVRTMGPTSSLGSTVQHREVPMAVASTLRTWVPRSPGMIRSPTPRFNMAPAVRIRSVVPVCSAPPRRSMAETPKSKEKEDSKPEDK; this comes from the exons ATGTATAAGAATCGGTTGCAAGAATTGGCTCAAAGAAGCTGCTTCAATTTGCCAGCCTATTCATGCATACGTGAAGGGCCAGATCACGCTCCTCGTTTTAAGGTAACTGTCAACTTCAATGGAGAGACCTTTGAAAGCCCTACATTTTGCTCTACTCTTAGACAGGCCGAACATGCAGCAGCTGAGGTAGCTCTGAACACACTGGCAAATAGAGGTCCCTCGAGAACTTTGGCAGCTAGAGTTCTG GATGAAACAGGAGTATACAAGAATTTGCTCCAGGAAACTGCCCACAGAGCTGGACTGAATCTTCCTGTTTATAAGACTATTCGTGCTGGACCAGGTCATGTCCCTAACTTCTATTGTACCGTTGAGATCGCAGGAATGCATTTTGCTGGAGATCCAGCTAGGACCAAGAAACAGGCTCAGAAAAATGCGGCAATAGCTGCTTGGTCTGCATTGAGAAAAT TGTCTGAGAATCAGTTATCTTCTTCAACTTCATCATCCTCATTGTCTTCCGAATCTAAAAGCAACAAAGAACAAGAACATGTCATTATTGCTCAGGTCCTTGCAAGTTTGCATTCGTCTGGTGCAAAGAACTTTCCAGAAAATGATCATCAACATAGATGGCTAAAGTCCACCGCAGCCTCATTGGTGTCAACCCAGCCAACTTCTCCAGGGATGTATCCTATGCAATACCAGCATTGTGAATTCTCTAATTTCTCACCCGAGTTGGCTCTTTATCAGATTTGGCAGCAAGAACAAATTATGCAGCAAATGTTGGCACTTACCATTCAACCAATTATCCCACCTGCTCCGCAGATTTATCCGTTAATGCAATCTGTGCTCCAGCCAGATCACTATCTTTATTTTCCAGCTAAAGAGTTAGCATCATTCCCTGGAGAACCAAAATTCTCTATTGCTACACCAAGGCCTCCATTATACTTTTCAAACCAAATGGTTCCTGAATTAAACAGCGGGAGGTCAACAGTAACCATTAGAGAGATACAAGAGGAAAAAACAGAAGACCCCTCAGTTTGCAACTTTAGCAATGAGACAAGAATTCCATCACCAGCTCCAGAGAATGATAGACAGAAGCATGATGGCTCTAGAAGCAGCAGCAGTAATAGTAGTAGAAATGATGAACACAATGGGAAATCTGAGTGGGATTCTCTTAGGAGCATGGGATATGCACACATACCAGTTAACATTGAAATGCAAAACCCATCCAGGATTGCCATAGGACATTCACAAACAAGTTCCAACAGATATTTTAGACCGCCAGCAGCTTCATATTCCATGGTGAGAACCATGGGCCCTACTTCATCATTGGGTTCCACGGTGCAACATAGGGAAGTACCTATGGCTGTTGCTTCAACGTTGAGAACTTGGGTCCCACGAAGTCCGGGGATGATAAGATCGCCTACTCCCCGGTTCAATATGGCCCCAGCTGTGAGAATCAGATCAGTAGTTCCAGTCTGCTCAGCTCCTCCAAGGAGGTCCATGGCAGAGACGCCCAAAAGCAAGGAAAAAGAAGATTCAAAACCCGAAGACAAATGA
- the LOC123890852 gene encoding probable serine/threonine-protein kinase At1g54610 isoform X1 — translation MGCVISHQSKSGRISQNKVDGGSTSTVKKKKKKNGVRDNADDDRVQQPSQGGETRRRSKPNPRLSNPPKHLHGEQVAAGWPPWLTAVCGEALSGWIPRKADTFDKIDKIGQGTYSNVYKAKDSLTGKIVALKKVRFDNLEPESIKFMAREILILRRLDHPNVIKLQGLVTSRMSCSLYLVFDYMEHDLAGLAASPVIRFTQPQIKCYMRQLLSGLKHCHNRHVLHRDIKGSNLLIDNEGILKIADFGLASFFDPNHRHPMTSRVVTLWYRPPELLLGATDYGVGVDLWSAGCILGELLAGKPIMPGRTEVEQLHKIYKLCGSPSDEYWKKSKLPNATLFKPREPYKRCIRETFKAFPPSALPLIDNLLAIDPVERKTASDALRSEFFATEPYACDPSSLPKYPPTKEMDVKRRDDEVRRQRAGSKAQVDGSKKHRIRECVVKAMPAPEANAELQSNIDQRRRLIGHANAKSNSEKFPPPHKDGQFGFPLGSSHHIDPDTIPTDVSFISTRYTYSKEPFQAWSGPIGNAADIGVPKRKKHTAGEAWDLSKPQKSASKDTFKGKGIIV, via the exons ATGGGATGTGTGATTAGTCACCAATCCAAATCTGGAAGAATATCTCAAAACAAAGTTGATGGAGGATCCACGTCGacggtgaagaagaagaagaagaagaatggtGTGAGGGACAATGCTGATGATGATAGGGTTCAACAACCGTCTCAAGGTGGCGAAACTAGAAGAAGATCAAAACCGAATCCAAGGTTAAGTAATCCACCTAAGCATTTACATGGTGAACAGGTTGCTGCTGGATGGCCACCTTGGCTCACTGCAGTTTGTGGTGAAGCTCTTAGTGGTTGGATTCCGCGAAAAGCCGACACATTCGACAAAATTGATAAG ATTGGGCAAGGAACTTATAGTAATGTGTACAAAGCTAAAGACTCGTTGACTGGTAAAATTGTTGCTCTGAAGAAGGTTCGATTTGACAATTTGGAACCTGAGAGTATTAAATTCATGGCTAGAGAGATTCTTATTCTGCGAAGGTTGGATCATCCAAATGTTATTAAGTTGCAAGGTTTAGTTACATCAAGGATGTCCTGTAGTTTGTATTTGGTGTTTGATTACATGGAGCATGATTTAGCTGGACTTGCTGCAAGCCCGGTAATCAGGTTTACACAGCCTCAG ATAAAATGTTACATGCGTCAGCTGTTATCGGGACTTAAGCATTGTCATAACCGTCATGTACTTCACCGTGATATTAAAGGATCAAATCTTCTTATTGACAATGAAGGAATACTTAAGATTGCTGACTTTGGATTGGCATCCTTTTTCGATCCAAACCATAGGCATCCGATGACTAGTCGTGTAGTAACACTTTGGTATCGGCCTCCTGAGTTGCTTCTTGGTGCCACAGATTATGGTGTGGGTGTAGACCTTTGGAGTGCTGGATGTATTCTAGGAGAGTTACTGGCTGGAAAACCAATTATGCCCGGCCGTACAGAG GTGGAGCAATTGCATAAGATATACAAACTATGTGGTTCACCTTCTGATGAATACTGGAAGAAATCAAAGTTGCCCAATGCTACCTTGTTTAAACCTCGAGAGCCATACAAGAGATGCATAAGAGAGACATTCAAAGCTTTTCCACCGTCTGCTCTACCCCTTATTGATAATCTTCTTGCAATTGATCCTGTAGAACGGAAAACTGCATCGGATGCTTTAAGAAGTGAG TTCTTTGCCACAGAACCGTATGCTTGTGATCCTTCTAGTCTTCCAAAATACCCCCCAACCAAagaaatggatgttaaaagacGGGATGATGAAGTGAGGAG ACAAAGAGCTGGAAGCAAAGCTCAGGTTGATGGTTCAAAAAAGCATCGTATACGTGAATGTGTTGTGAAAGCTATGCCTGCTCCCGAAGCCAACGCCGAGCTTCAATCCAATATTGAT CAGAGAAGACGTCTAATCGGTCATGCAAATGCCAAGAGCAATAGTGAAAAGTTTCCTCCACCACATAAAGACGGACAATTTGGCTTTCCTTTGGGATCTTCGCATCATATTGATCCAGATACCATTCCTACCGACGTATCTTTCATTTCAACCAGATATACCTATTCAAAGGAACCATTCCAAGCTTGGTCGGGTCCAATTGGTAATGCTGCTGATATTGGAGTGCCGAAGCGGAAGAAACACACTGCAGGAGAGGCATGGGATTTATCAAAACCACAAAAAAGTGCCTCCAAGGATACATTTAAAGGAAAAGGAATTATAGTTTAG